The Natrarchaeobius halalkaliphilus genomic sequence TGCCCGCTCGTCGTCGTACTCGGATCTCGAGGCGAGATCCTCCACGTCGGACGTATCGATGTCGGTATCGACGTCATCGTCGGGTTCGTTGGACTGGTCGGCCACCCCGCCGGAGTTATCGAACGACATCTCCCTCACGTTTCAAGTCGCCTACTGTCCACCCTCCCTGCGCGGTACTCGGCCGGAAAAACGTCCCGACGCCACTGAATCGATCGTTGATCAAGATGTCTCTATTTAGGCGATCAGGCGCTAAAACGTGTCGGCCAATTAGTTTGGTATTGGTTCGATGGCGTTCCAACTGAGACGGTCTGCTGTCAGTCAGTTCAGACAGTATGAGACGGCCGTCACACGACCTGCAGTTTCTTCCGGCCGATCGGCCACTCACCCACGGTGGCGACGCTATTCGTTTTCGGTTAGCAGTCGTTCGAGCAGTTCGGAATCGTCTCTGCCGAGGGCCGATCGAACCAGCAGATGTCCGCCGAGCAACGCAGGGCTAATTACTGCGTCCGCACCTGCTCGCTCGAGTTTCTTCGTGTTTTCGAGATCGGTCGCCGCGGCGACGACGCGGGTGTCGGGTGCGAGCTGACGAGCGGTAAGGATCGAGAGCGCGTCCTGTGCGTCCTGGTTCGTCGCGACGAGGATCGCGTTTGCGTTCTGGATCTTCGCGCGCCGAAGCGGCGTTTCGTCGCTTGGATCGCCGACGACGACGGGAATGCCACGATCCGAGAGATCGTCCATCACATCGCGGTTTTTCGCCACGACGGCGAACTCCCGGTCGGTCGCTGACAGTTCGTCGACGATCGGTTCAGTCAGTTCGCCGTAGCCGAGCACGAGGATGTGCTCGCTCAACAGTTCGAGTTCTGAGTCGGTCATTTTTCCGAGTGTCTTTGTAATTCGTGCCTGGATCGCCGGGCCGACGAGCGCCCCGATTGCAATACCGAAACTCGCCACGCCGAGGACCAGAACGGACATCGTGAACAACATTCCCTCCGTCGAGTCGATGTTGGGCGTCACGTCCCCGTAGCCGACCGTACTCGAGGTGATCAGCGTAAAGTAGAACGCGTCGAGGACGGTATCGATCCCGTCGAAGTGATCCCGGAGCGCGTAACCGCCGATGGTTCCGTACGCCTGCACGCCGACGAGCGCCGAACCGGCTGCGATCTGCGTCGTCCCGAGGGCGAGCGGTTTGGTAAATCGATCCCGCGTCAGCAACAGCGCCGGGATCGAAACGAGCGAGAGTACAATCAACGGAAGCGAGTACGGACTCACCTGGAGGAGACCCTGTACTGCAGTCAGCGGAAGCAATAGCAAAGTGGCCCACCACCCGGCGCGCAGCCCACGACGGAGAGCAAGCGCGCTCCCAACCATCAGAAACCCGGTCAGCGCGCCGGTGAAACTCGCGGTGTCCTGGACGGCAGCGGGGATGTACGGTGTAAACGGCTCGTAGACGGTGTCGGTTCCGATGTTGAGGATCGCCGTCGCGACCGAGAGCAGCGCCACGACCAGCACGAACGCGACGGTCGCTCGAGTCGTGAGCGCCCGTCGCCAGTTTTCGGGCAATCGCTCCCGAAGCGGCCGGTCAACCATACACTTCCCCTTCCGCGTCGACGACAATTAAGCCGATGTTTTCTCGCCCGCGCTCGGGACTCGAGAGCGGTAGCTACTTGCTTCCGGCGGCGATAGCGCCACCTATGTCCACGGAGTGGAAACTGTTCGCTGATCTCGCGGAACGAGCGGGCGACAAACGCGTCACCGTCGACGCCTCGGCGGGTGACACCGTCGGAGACGCCCTCGAACAGCTCGTCGAGGGCCGAGCTGAACTCGAGGCGCGCGTCCTCGAAGACGGGGAGCTTCGGTCACAGATCAACGTGCTTCGCAACGGAACGAACGTCCTCGTCGAGGAGGATGGTCTCGAGACGGTACTCGAGGGCGACGACGAACTCGCGCTGTTCCCGCCGGTCAGCGGCGGTTAGTTCGCGGCGATTCTCGCGACACGGTGAGATCGATTCCGAACACGAAATCCGGTTCCGCTGCGATCGATACACCAGCGTACGAAGCGTCGCTGACGTACTGTGGCGTTTCATACGGATTACTGTAACGATTTACCGGCGCACCCGCGACCCGGGCGGCGGGTGCGTCGGCAATGATTTACAGTAAACCGTATCAGGGATCAGAACCCGCGTTTCCTCTGCCTCGAGCGAGCGCTTTCGCGAGTCACCTCACTCCCAGGGAACGGATCGCCGCTGGAGTTCGCCGGCGAGGGACGTCTCCATCGCCGCTTCGACGTCATCGGCGTTCTCGAGCGCCCACATGAGCTTGACTTTCGCCGTTCCGGGGAGCGTATCGCCGGCCTCGATGACGCCCGCATCGAGGAGATCCCGACCGGTGTCGTAGACTCGATCACAGACCCGGCCCTCGAGACACTGGCTGGTCATGACGACCGTCGTTCCGTCCGCGATCAGCTCTTCGATGCGCGGAATCAGGTCGGTGTGAACGTGACCGAGCCCGGTTCCCTCGAGGACCAATCCCGCCGATCCCTCGACGACATCGAAGAACGCGGGGTCCATCCCGGGCGTGAACTTCAGGAGTTCGACGTCGCTCTCGAGCGATTCGATCGCGATCGGGGAGTCTCGTGGCTCCGACGCTCGATCGTCCGATCCGTCCGACGAAGTGTCGCCGTCGACGCGCGACCTGTACTCCCGGCGGAAACTGATCTCGCCGGTGTCGTAGTCCACCGCACCGAGCGGCTTTGCACCGACCGTCTCGAAGGCGTCACGCCGGGAGGTGTGATTCTTGCGGACGCGAGTTCCTCGGTGGAGCGCACAGACGTCGTCGCTTTCGGATCCGTGCATGCAGACCAGAACCTCGGCACAGTCGCCCTTCGCCGCTTCGACGGCACAGACGGCGTTCATCACGTTGTCCGAGGAGGGGCGATCGGCCGACCGCTGGCTGCCGGTGAACACGATCGGAACGGGCGTCTCGAGCGTGAATGCGAGAGCCGACGCCGAGTACTGCATCGTGTCGGTTCCGTGCATGACGACGACGCCGTCGGCACCGGCGTCGATCTCCTCGGAGACGGCCTCCGCGAGGTCGCTCCAGATCGTGGGATCCATGTTCTCCGAGAGGATGTTCGCCACGACCCGGCCCCGGTAGTTCGCGCGGCCGGCGAGGTCCGGAACGGCACGAAGGACGTCCTCGGCGTCGAACTGGGCAGTCACCGCACCGGTCCGGTAGTCGACCGTCGAGGCGATGGTTCCGCCGGTCGAGAGCAGTGAGATCGTCGGCAACTCGTCGTCGAACGCGATCTCGGAGGTTCCGTCTGCGTCCGTTCCCGCGGCGTCCGTGCCGTCGATCTCGTAGACGTCCTCCGCGAGAACGTCTACGTCTGTCCCGTCTCGATCGACGCCGACGTTGTAACCTCCGTCGAGTTTTACGACGAGGTGGTCGTCCGTGCTGGAGGGGAGCAACACGCCTTCGTACGTTCGGTCCGCGCGGTCGACGCGGACGCGATCGCCTGGGTTCATGGATCGAGATTTCGTCCCATCGGACTTGAAGCCACGCTTTCGTCCGTCGCGGATCGGCGGCTATATCAAAATTCCAACGGCGATCAGGCCGACTCCGAGCAAGAAGAGAACGCCGACGATCAGCGCCGTCAACAGTCGAACGGACGCGAGGGAGCCCTCGGTGAGGTCGAGACGTGGATAAAGGTACCGCACACCGGAGAGGAGGCCGACTCCGACGGCGATCGACATGACTCCGAACGCAACCAGTTCGACGTTCACC encodes the following:
- a CDS encoding NAD-binding protein, whose amino-acid sequence is MVDRPLRERLPENWRRALTTRATVAFVLVVALLSVATAILNIGTDTVYEPFTPYIPAAVQDTASFTGALTGFLMVGSALALRRGLRAGWWATLLLLPLTAVQGLLQVSPYSLPLIVLSLVSIPALLLTRDRFTKPLALGTTQIAAGSALVGVQAYGTIGGYALRDHFDGIDTVLDAFYFTLITSSTVGYGDVTPNIDSTEGMLFTMSVLVLGVASFGIAIGALVGPAIQARITKTLGKMTDSELELLSEHILVLGYGELTEPIVDELSATDREFAVVAKNRDVMDDLSDRGIPVVVGDPSDETPLRRAKIQNANAILVATNQDAQDALSILTARQLAPDTRVVAAATDLENTKKLERAGADAVISPALLGGHLLVRSALGRDDSELLERLLTENE
- a CDS encoding ubiquitin-like small modifier protein 1, translating into MSTEWKLFADLAERAGDKRVTVDASAGDTVGDALEQLVEGRAELEARVLEDGELRSQINVLRNGTNVLVEEDGLETVLEGDDELALFPPVSGG
- the gatD gene encoding Glu-tRNA(Gln) amidotransferase subunit GatD; the protein is MNPGDRVRVDRADRTYEGVLLPSSTDDHLVVKLDGGYNVGVDRDGTDVDVLAEDVYEIDGTDAAGTDADGTSEIAFDDELPTISLLSTGGTIASTVDYRTGAVTAQFDAEDVLRAVPDLAGRANYRGRVVANILSENMDPTIWSDLAEAVSEEIDAGADGVVVMHGTDTMQYSASALAFTLETPVPIVFTGSQRSADRPSSDNVMNAVCAVEAAKGDCAEVLVCMHGSESDDVCALHRGTRVRKNHTSRRDAFETVGAKPLGAVDYDTGEISFRREYRSRVDGDTSSDGSDDRASEPRDSPIAIESLESDVELLKFTPGMDPAFFDVVEGSAGLVLEGTGLGHVHTDLIPRIEELIADGTTVVMTSQCLEGRVCDRVYDTGRDLLDAGVIEAGDTLPGTAKVKLMWALENADDVEAAMETSLAGELQRRSVPWE